A genomic region of Pelagicoccus enzymogenes contains the following coding sequences:
- a CDS encoding VPDSG-CTERM sorting domain-containing protein, producing the protein MNMNLKKRARILAGVLAAGIACSSASALSFTFSQGGFAEGATLTGSFSGDDDNGDGYLSHLPFALPSAIEEITSFSLSFSGNSLVGAFTLGLSELEGLSFKLGGDALIGNDFDPVLGPEGLAVFDGATGSYFFAGEVFTSLSGAQGEVGNFYSLSMDVSSSGASAVEQVPDAGSSAALLGGAMLGLLAIGRRCSRSG; encoded by the coding sequence ATGAATATGAACTTAAAGAAACGCGCTCGGATTCTAGCGGGCGTACTCGCGGCGGGGATCGCTTGCTCCAGCGCCAGCGCCCTTAGCTTCACCTTTTCGCAAGGCGGTTTCGCGGAAGGAGCCACCCTGACGGGAAGCTTTTCTGGAGACGACGACAATGGAGACGGTTACCTCTCCCACCTTCCGTTCGCTCTCCCAAGCGCGATCGAGGAGATCACGAGCTTCAGCCTCAGCTTTTCCGGCAACTCGCTGGTGGGGGCCTTCACGCTGGGGCTTTCGGAATTGGAGGGCCTCTCGTTCAAGCTAGGTGGGGACGCCTTGATTGGAAATGACTTCGATCCAGTGCTGGGCCCCGAGGGCTTGGCGGTCTTCGATGGGGCGACGGGGAGCTACTTTTTCGCAGGCGAGGTTTTCACCTCCCTCTCTGGAGCGCAGGGCGAGGTCGGAAACTTTTATTCTCTCTCGATGGACGTTTCCTCCAGCGGGGCTTCCGCGGTGGAGCAGGTTCCCGATGCGGGAAGTTCTGCGGCCTTGCTAGGGGGCGCCATGCTCGGGCTTTTGGCGATCGGCCGTCGTTGCTCGCGTAGCGGCTAA
- the lepA gene encoding translation elongation factor 4, translating into METVNKRNFSIIAHVDHGKTTLSDRLLEYTNTVAQRVLEAQHLDSMDLERERGITIKSHPVTLVYPAKDGTTYQLNLADTPGHVDFSYEVSRSLAACEGALLLIDAAQGVEAQTVANAHLAEEQGLTIIPVINKIDLPSANLELCLQQLEDLLAIPAEDAILASGKTGIGIEDILEAVVTRIPPPRWSDYEATRCLVFDSVYDAYRGAIAFVRVFSGSIKPKDQVLMMSDHTRAEVKEVGVFTPAQQKVDSLQAGDVGYLVCNIKNPADIKVGDTITQNANPAAQMLPGYKEVRPMVFSGIYPVETQDFEKLKSSMGKLQLNDAAFSFQAESSVALGFGFRCGFLGLLHMEIIQERIRREYGVDIISTYPSVVYKVKKSNGEEIEVDNPINLPDPSHIETIFEPTIVAHIHVPNDCVGDILALVMEKRGSCERTDTLDGTRLILECILPLNEILVDFNDRLKSITRGYGSMEYELGEYRPAKLVKMDILVNGEPVDAFSSIVHNEKAHTKGGELCTKLADIIPPHLFKIAVQAAIGGKIVARDNVRTMRKDVTAKCYGGDISRKRKLLDKQKEGKRKMKNIGNVSIPPDAFIKVLKND; encoded by the coding sequence ATGGAGACGGTAAATAAGCGCAACTTTAGCATCATTGCCCATGTGGACCATGGGAAGACGACTCTGTCCGACCGTCTGCTGGAATACACCAACACGGTTGCCCAGCGTGTTCTCGAGGCCCAGCACCTCGACTCTATGGACCTGGAGCGCGAGCGTGGCATCACCATCAAGAGCCATCCAGTGACCCTCGTGTACCCGGCCAAGGACGGCACGACTTACCAGCTCAATTTGGCGGACACTCCGGGGCACGTGGACTTTTCCTACGAAGTGTCTCGCAGCTTGGCGGCTTGCGAAGGCGCCCTGCTCCTGATCGATGCCGCCCAAGGCGTGGAGGCCCAGACGGTGGCCAACGCTCACCTCGCGGAAGAGCAGGGGCTGACCATCATTCCGGTCATCAACAAGATCGACCTGCCCAGCGCCAACCTCGAGCTTTGCTTGCAGCAGCTCGAGGACCTGTTGGCCATCCCTGCCGAAGATGCGATTCTCGCCAGCGGAAAGACGGGAATCGGGATCGAGGATATCCTGGAAGCGGTGGTTACCCGCATCCCTCCGCCGCGCTGGTCCGACTACGAAGCGACCCGTTGCCTCGTTTTCGATTCCGTTTACGACGCTTACCGCGGGGCGATCGCCTTCGTGCGCGTCTTCTCCGGATCGATCAAGCCCAAGGACCAAGTCCTCATGATGAGCGACCACACCCGAGCGGAGGTGAAGGAGGTTGGCGTGTTCACTCCGGCCCAGCAGAAGGTGGATTCCTTGCAAGCGGGCGACGTGGGTTACCTGGTGTGCAACATCAAGAACCCGGCCGATATCAAGGTGGGCGATACCATCACGCAAAACGCCAACCCGGCCGCCCAGATGCTTCCCGGCTACAAGGAAGTGCGGCCCATGGTTTTCAGCGGCATTTATCCTGTGGAGACGCAGGATTTCGAGAAGCTCAAGAGCAGCATGGGCAAGCTACAGCTCAACGACGCTGCCTTCAGTTTCCAGGCTGAGAGTTCGGTGGCGCTTGGTTTCGGATTCCGCTGCGGATTTCTTGGCCTCCTGCACATGGAGATCATCCAGGAACGCATTCGCCGCGAGTACGGGGTGGATATCATTTCCACGTATCCGAGCGTTGTTTACAAAGTTAAGAAGTCGAACGGCGAAGAGATCGAAGTCGACAATCCGATCAACCTGCCGGACCCGTCGCACATCGAAACGATTTTCGAGCCTACCATCGTGGCTCACATCCACGTTCCCAACGATTGCGTCGGCGACATCCTGGCGCTCGTTATGGAAAAGCGCGGCTCCTGCGAACGCACCGACACGCTCGATGGCACCCGTCTGATTTTGGAGTGCATTTTGCCGCTCAACGAAATCCTGGTCGACTTCAACGACCGGCTGAAGAGCATCACCCGCGGCTATGGTTCCATGGAATACGAGCTCGGCGAATACCGTCCAGCTAAGCTGGTCAAGATGGACATCTTGGTCAACGGCGAGCCGGTGGACGCGTTTTCCTCCATCGTGCACAACGAAAAGGCGCACACCAAGGGAGGCGAGCTCTGCACGAAGTTGGCGGACATCATTCCGCCGCACCTCTTCAAGATCGCGGTGCAAGCGGCGATCGGCGGCAAGATCGTGGCTCGCGACAACGTGCGTACCATGCGCAAGGACGTGACGGCCAAGTGTTATGGCGGCGACATC